The DNA window CCTCGAGCGTGTTCTCGGTGACCAGTCGGTGCACCTGCACGGGATGGTCCTGACCGATCCGGTACGCGCGGTCGGTGGCCTGGTCCTCCACGGCCGGATTCCACCAGCGGTCGTAGTGCACGACGTGCGTCGCCTTCGTCAGCGTCAGCCCGACGCCGCCCGCCTTGAGCGACAGCAGGAACACCGGCGCGCGGCCGTCCTGGAAGTCCGCGACCATCCGGTCGCGCTCCTTCACCGACACGCCGCCGTGCAGGAACAACGTCGGGATGCCGCGCGACTCCAGGTGTGCCTGCAGCAGCTTGCAGAGCTCGACGTACTGGCTGAACACCAGCACCGACTCGCCCTCGGACAGGATCACGTCGAGCAGCTCGTCCAGCGCCGCCAGCTTGCCGGACCGGCCGGGTAGCGGCTCGCGTTCCTTGAGGTACTGCGCGGGGTGGTTGCAGATCTGCTTCAGCGCCGTGAGCAGGCTGAAGATCAGGCCGCGGCGCTCGAGGCCCTGGGCCTCCTCGATCTTCGCGAGCGTCTCGGCGACCACCGCCTTGTACAGCGTGGCCTGCTCCGTCGTGAGCGGAACGATCACGTCGCTCTCGGTCTTCGGCGGCAGCTCGGGCGCGATGCCCGGGTCGACCTTGCGCCGCCGGAGCAGGAACGGCCGGGTGATCCGGGCGAGCCGGCCGGTCGCGTCCTTGTCGTGGTAGCGCTCGATCGGGACGGCGAACTTCGTCCGGAACCGCTCGAGCGAGCCGAGGATGCCGGGCGTCGTCCAGTCGAGCACCGACCACAGCTCGGACAGCCTGTTCTCCACCGGCGTACCGGTCAGTGCGACCCTCGTCGGCGCGGGGACCGAACGGAGCGCGCGGGCGGTCCGGGAGAGCGGGTTCTTCGCGTGCTGCGCCTCGTCGGCGACGACCAGCCCCCAGGCGGTCTCGGCGAGCGTCTCATGGTCGCGGCGGACGACGCCGTACGTGGTGAGCACGACCTCGTTCGGCGCGAGATCGTCCAGGCTGCGCGACCCGCTGTGGAAGCGTCGCGTCGGCACGGTCGGCGCGAACTTGGCCAGCTCGCGCTGCCAGGTGCCGAGCAGCGTGGTCGGGCAGATCACCAGCGTGGGGCCGCGGTCGGGACGCTCGTTGTGCAGATGCAGGTGGAGCGCGATGAGCTGCAACGTCTTGCCGAGGCCCATGTCGTCGGCGAGGCAGCCGCCGAGGCCGAGCTCGGTGAGGTGGGCGAGCCAGCCGAGGCCGCGCAGCTGGTACGGGCGGAGCGTGGCCTCCAGCTCTGGCGGCTGGGCGAGCTCGCGCTGGACGTTCGCGGCGTTCGACAGCGCGGCGGCGAGATCGGCGACCGGGCCGTCGGCGACGAACTCGACGTTTTCGCCGTCCACCTCGACCTCGCCGGTGAGCGCGGCGGCGAGCGCCTCGGCGGCGGTGAGCCGCCGCTCCCTCTTGCGGCGCAGCTTGGCAAGGACGTCCGGGTCCATCCGGACCCACCTGCCACGCAGGCGGACGAGCGGGCGCTTCGCCTCGGCGAGCGTGGCGATCTCGGCGGCGGTGAGCGGCTCGCCGTCGAGGGTCGGCTGCCACTTGAACTGGAGCAGGTCGGACAGCGTGATCGTGGGCTCAGCCGCGCTCGCAGGCGCGGCGACCGCCTTGGCCTTGACGGCGAGGCCGCCGCCGAACAGCTCGGTCGGCCAAAGCACCTCGATCCCCGCGGACTCCAGCGCCTCGGCGCCGTCGGCGAGCAGGTCCTCCAGATCGGCGTCGCCGAGGTCGATGCCGGTCGGCGCCGCGGCCTCCAGCGCCGCACCGAGCGGCGGCCAGGCTCGGGCCCCTCGCCGCAGCCCGAGCAGGAGATTGGTCTCCGCCTCCTGACCGAGGCGGGTGAGGACGGCGGCGGGCGCGTTCCACAGGTCGGCGACGTCGACGAGCAGGCTGGGGTCGGCGACACTGCGCAGCTGGAGCGCGCCGCGGAACGCCTGCCGTTCGTCCTCGTCGTCGTCCTCGGGCGGCTCGACGCGGAGGACCACGCGGGCGCCGGCTCGTTCGGACCGGATGATCTCGGCGAGCCAGTCGGTCGAGCCCTCGACCGGCGCCGGTGCGCGCGTGGCGAACGCGCCGGGCACGGCCAGCTCGGCCGCGGGCGTGCGGACGAGGGTGTCGGCGATCGCGTCCCAGAACTGCCTGACCAGGGCTTCCGGCGAGGCGATCCGCACGGGGGTGTCTTCGTTGATCGGGATCGCGTATGCCTGCGGCGGCATCGCGGCCGCGAGCTCGCGCAGCCAGGACTGGTCGGACTGGTCGAGCGGGCCGACGCGCCAGGTCGCGTAGCCGCTGGCCGACTGCGCGGGACGCAGCCTTCCGCGCGCGACCAGGCGGATGCCGGCGAGGGCGGCGGCCTGCCAGGCGCGGAACGAGTCGGTGACCTGCGCGGGGAACGTGTCCGTGAGCTCTCTTAGCGCCTCGGCGACGCTCAGCTTGCGGGCCGGGACCTGCCCGCGGCTCACCCGCGTGCCGGTCGACCGGACCAGCTCGACGTGGTCGTCCGCCTCGGTCGTGCCGTAGAGCGCGAGCGTGCCCGTCCGCGGTGGATCCGCGGGGACGAAGACGGCTTCGGCGACGGCAGGCATGGTCGTACGGTACGCAGGCCCGCCGACATCGGCACTAGCCACATGGTCGCGCTGGCGCGCTCCGGAGCCGGGTGCTTGAACGTGGCCCCGACCACGGCACCCGGCTAGTCCGCAGCTAGTCCGCGGCGGCCACCCAGGACGAGGGGAGTGCCGCGAGCTCGCGTTCGTACGCGTCCGCGTCGGCCGCCCTGGAGTGCGCGTACATCAACGCGTGCAGCACATCCTCGCGGTCCATGCCCTCGTCGAGCAGCCGTTGCGCGGTTGTCCACAGCCCCTTCG is part of the Tenggerimyces flavus genome and encodes:
- a CDS encoding DEAD/DEAH box helicase — its product is MPAVAEAVFVPADPPRTGTLALYGTTEADDHVELVRSTGTRVSRGQVPARKLSVAEALRELTDTFPAQVTDSFRAWQAAALAGIRLVARGRLRPAQSASGYATWRVGPLDQSDQSWLRELAAAMPPQAYAIPINEDTPVRIASPEALVRQFWDAIADTLVRTPAAELAVPGAFATRAPAPVEGSTDWLAEIIRSERAGARVVLRVEPPEDDDEDERQAFRGALQLRSVADPSLLVDVADLWNAPAAVLTRLGQEAETNLLLGLRRGARAWPPLGAALEAAAPTGIDLGDADLEDLLADGAEALESAGIEVLWPTELFGGGLAVKAKAVAAPASAAEPTITLSDLLQFKWQPTLDGEPLTAAEIATLAEAKRPLVRLRGRWVRMDPDVLAKLRRKRERRLTAAEALAAALTGEVEVDGENVEFVADGPVADLAAALSNAANVQRELAQPPELEATLRPYQLRGLGWLAHLTELGLGGCLADDMGLGKTLQLIALHLHLHNERPDRGPTLVICPTTLLGTWQRELAKFAPTVPTRRFHSGSRSLDDLAPNEVVLTTYGVVRRDHETLAETAWGLVVADEAQHAKNPLSRTARALRSVPAPTRVALTGTPVENRLSELWSVLDWTTPGILGSLERFRTKFAVPIERYHDKDATGRLARITRPFLLRRRKVDPGIAPELPPKTESDVIVPLTTEQATLYKAVVAETLAKIEEAQGLERRGLIFSLLTALKQICNHPAQYLKEREPLPGRSGKLAALDELLDVILSEGESVLVFSQYVELCKLLQAHLESRGIPTLFLHGGVSVKERDRMVADFQDGRAPVFLLSLKAGGVGLTLTKATHVVHYDRWWNPAVEDQATDRAYRIGQDHPVQVHRLVTENTLEDRIASLIAAKRELADAVVGSGEAWLTELSDKELADLVQLGKEL